One Papaver somniferum cultivar HN1 chromosome 10, ASM357369v1, whole genome shotgun sequence genomic window carries:
- the LOC113319705 gene encoding pentatricopeptide repeat-containing protein At1g62930, chloroplastic-like, translating into MSKWNCRPDDFSYCAIIDALCKGGLVDEALVLFSEMHRDLNVVPNVVVYASLINGLCTSGRLNEAKRLFDEMISGGISADVAVYNCMIHGHFQHGQQDEARRYFDEMIDRGISPNTITFNIFIHSHCKDGKTQVAVGLFELMHKINLKHDQFTYSSMLDGLCLAGRLQDAVKMFDSMVDKGVQPDVISCNILVDGYCKNRKLDEAMQLFKKLKEYGLEPTTVTHNILLRGLCQDGRMKPAQKFFNEMQSFGVSPNEVTYSTILDGLCKNGKIVEAIELFESMEGSGILANVEMYTILIHGLCRAGRLEDARKLFTEIPEKGLVPDVVTYTTVIAGLLYHGMFLDANTLIIQMEEKGCLPNSRTYDTIIKGFLVGKETEKALLFLHKMCERKFVPSDSVVSLLINLLSAGELKNLQLYL; encoded by the coding sequence ATGTCAAAATGGAACTGCAGACCAGATGATTTTTCGTATTGTGCAATAATTGATGCACTTTGTAAAGGAGGTTTAGTTGATGAAGCTTTGGTTCTCTTCTCTGAAATGCACAGAGATTTGAATGTTGTACCAAATGTAGTTGTGTACGCTTCTTTGATAAACGGACTATGCACTTCAGGCCGGTTAAATGAGGCAAAGAGACTCTTTGACGAGATGATCAGTGGAGGAATCTCTGCAGATGTGGCGGTATATAATTGTATGATTCACGGTCATTTCCAACATGGTCAACAAGATGAAGCAAGAAGATATTTCGATGAAATGATTGATCGAGGAATTTCACCCAATACAATAACCTTTAACATATTTATACATTCACATTGTAAAGATGGGAAGACACAAGTTGCTGTGGGGTTATTTGAATTGATGCACAAGATTAATTTAAAACATGATCAGTTTACTTACTCTTCAATGCTAGACGGTCTGTGTTTGGCAGGTCGGTTGCAAGATGCTGTGAAGATGTTTGACTCGATGGTGGATAAGGGCGTTCAACCGGATGTTATCAGTTGCAATATATTAGTCGATGGGTATTGCAAGAACCGTAAGTTGGACGAAGCCATGCAGCTATTCAAGAAATTGAAAGAATATGGATTGGAACCTACAACAGTTACGCACAATATACTATTAAGGGGACTATGCCAGGATGGAAGGATGAAGCCTGCTCAGAAGTTCTTTAATGAGATGCAATCTTTTGGTGTATCTCCAAATGAAGTTACATACAGTACAATTTTGGATGGTCTTTGCAAGAATGGAAAAATTGTGGAAGCGATAGAATTGTTTGAATCCATGGAGGGCTCTGGTATCTTAGCTAATGTTGAAATGTACACTATCCTTATTCATGGCCTGTGTCGGGCTGGGCGGTTGGAAGATGCAAGAAAATTGTTTACTGAGATTCCAGAAAAAGGATTAGTTCCTGATGTAGTAACATATACCACAGTGATAGCTGGCCTTTTATATCACGGGATGTTCTTGGATGCTAACACATTAATCATCCAAATGGAAGAGAAAGGTTGTTTACCGAATTCTAGGACATATGATACCATCATCAAGGGTTTTCTTGTAGGGAAGGAGACTGAGAAGGCTTTACTATTTCTTCACAAGATGTGTGAAAGAAAATTTGTGCCAAGTGATTCTGTTGTATCCTTATTAATAAACCTACTCTCAGCAGGTGAACTAAAAAATCTTCAGCTGTATTTGTGA
- the LOC113319706 gene encoding cinnamoyl-CoA reductase-like SNL6 isoform X3, translating to MSPAAVITPSIIHEEEEFSKRVCVMDASGRLGSSLVESLLQRNYIVHAAVSTYGNLQPLKGLANCLNNKNLKIFEKDPFDYESITNALKDCSALFYTFETPQDQPIFDEFMAEIDVRAAHNVLEACAQTDTMEKVIFTSSITAVIWKEDHKSSTADELSERNWSDVSFCKKFKLWHGLSKTLAEKTAWALAMDRGVNMVSINAGLLVGPEISMKASYLKGAAEMYEDGVLVTVDLKFLVDAHICVFEDISSYGRYLCFNHVVNRPDDAVEFAKMLTPATLSAATSYEDLGIFEQRIGNKKLNKLMVDYKN from the exons ATGTCTCCGGCAGCTGTAATAACACCTTCAATaattcatgaagaagaagaattctcaAAAAGGGTATGTGTGATGGATGCATCAGGAAGATTAGGTTCAAGCTTGGTTGAAAGTCTACTTCAAAGGAATTACATCGTTCATGCTGCCGTCTCTACCTATG GTAATTTGCAGCCATTAAAAGGACTAGCTAATTGTCTGAACAATAAGAATCTGAAGATATTTGAAAAGGATCCTTTTGATTATGAAAGTATTACCAATGCTTTGAAAGATTGTTCTGCTTTGTTCTACACTTTCGAAACTCCtcaagatcaacccatcttcgaT GAGTTTATGGCTGAAATTGATGTAAGGGCTGCTCATAACGTACTAGAAGCTTGCGCTCAGACAGACACAATGGAGAAAGTTATATTCACATCGTCAATAACAGCAGTTATTTGGAAGGAAGACCATAAATCCAGCACCGCCGACGAACTCTCCGAAAGGAATTGGAGTGATGTCAGTTTCTGTAAAAAGTTCAAG TTATGGCATGGACTATCCAAGACACTAGCAGAGAAAACAGCCTGGGCATTGGCAATGGACAGAGGAGTAAACATGGTGAGCATCAATGCAGGATTATTAGTAGGACCAGAAATTTCAATGAAGGCTTCATATCTAAAAGGTGCAGCTGAGATGTATGAAGATGGTGTATTAGTAACAGTAGACCTGAAATTCTTAGTAGATGCTCATATCTGTGTATTCGAAGATATCTCGTCCTACGGACGATACTTATGCTTTAATCATGTGGTTAATCGGCCTGATGATGCCGTTGAGTTTGCAAAAATGTTAACGCCGGCAACTTTATCAGCTGCTACAAG CTATGAAGATTTGGGGATCTTTGAGCAAAGAATTGGTAACAAGAAGTTGAACAAATTGATGGTGGATTACAAGAATTGA